The segment TGCAACCGAGAGAAATAACGAACTCGCGTCTTTCTCCACGTTGGTTTAGCAATTCCTGTACGTGCCGCGCGcaaatcagcccggcccccgcGGCCGGCTATTACGGATTCCCGACCGCATCCAGAAATCGGTGGTCGAGGAAAAATTCTTCCGTTCGAACTAGTTGAAAATACACGGCGGAATTCGGAGATGAAATTCCGCGGTCGTtgcaactacgtgatccgatgcaCCGATGTTCCGACCGCTGGCCAGTCTTTGGCCAACGTTTTGCGCGCCCGCGAATATCGCGTACGTGCGTTCCGCGAAACATATTGTGCACCCGCTATCTTCTTCGAGCTTCGTGTCGTCGATAACAGTTTTTTTTCTCCACCCCCGTGCACGTGACTTTACGCCGGACGTATCGAATTCGTTCTGACCCGTGTACCGCTTCACAGAATTATTTTAGAATCCCATCGACGCTACTTGTTTCACTGTTAAACGTGAATGAACATTGATACGCTCGAGTGTCTTGGCTATGTTGCGAGGGAATGTTATTTATACAGTAACgagcaaaactgaacacacgtacgacattttaacaaaagtgattcttttattcaatatttgcatATAGAAtacaaagaaatttcaaaacaaatttaacatttgcGATACCATTATGTCTTTCGTTTCGTACGATATTTTTCCCTGTAATCCATTTTGCACCGCGACTAATTTTGAATAGACATTTCAAATTTTGGTACACTTAATATTTCGTTCATAAACCTTTAATATTACATTTTCGTAATATTCTGGTGTAATGGAATACCATTGTTCTTGCACTCTTTGTCACAAATCAGTTATCGTTGTTGGGTGAGCactatatttattttctaactTCATTTTCAAGTGTGTCCAGACATTTACATTTATGCCTAGCCTTTGAGCAGGCCATTCCATGGTTTGAAATAGTCGAGCCAATTCTTCATTGTATAAAACATTCttaaaaaaacaataaatttttatgtagtttaattaatatcatacataataataaatgaatataatattatacgaaattgttgcttattttctttaaaattactattttaggaGGTGTACGAAGACTTTCGTGTCTGACCGTACGTTTGTCCTAAAGCTTACCATTTCGCGAAGTACGTTCAAAATGTCGGCCATTTGCAGCATTGCAACGTTGTAGTCTTTGAACTGTCGCCTCCCATACACGCCCCATTGTTACAACGTCTATTGTAACGCATGTAGCAATAATTCGCTGCCTCGTACCTTCCGGAGTCGTTGATGCATCTCATAAGAAAAAACGGAGAAATATTAAATCTAAATTTCGCATTAGCCAGCAAATTTGATCAATTGTACTTCTCACCCTCCAAGCATTCTTTATTTATGAAATTAGTAGCAATTAAAATAAACGTTTATTCTATCCCAACTCGCTTTCTAACGCAGGTTAATAAGAAGTAGTAATCCTCGAACCGGTATCGACAAAGAAAATAATTACCAAAGTATACATAATCGTTCGTTTCGCTCCTAATTGCCGCCCCCCCGACGATCAATCTTTCGCGTCGCCAAAACCGATCCCGCTACCGAGGACTACAATAAAGATCTATCCGTCTTCGTTTGCCTCTCTTGGATTCTTCTTGACGCGTCCTGAAGCTTTAGCGTCGTCCAGGTCATGCTCGATCGAGAGAAGCGCGTGAGAGGGTGACAAAGTGTCTCAGACGCTAGTGGATAAGAAGACGAGAGAAGCGGCGGAGATCTCTTTCCTCAGTCGGCGTTTTCTTCGCGGGTAAGGGTGCACCGACACGGGGGGTGTCGACTGATCTGCCTCGTAAtgccaatcgatatacatacatTGCACCGGGAAACGCTTTTCTCTTGCCACGAGTCGACACACACCGAGGCTCGTTTAGGCAACGTTCACACGGCGCGTACCAACCCCATCGAGACGAATATAACGTGACTCCCATATGAATAATGCCAAGTACGTGTTACGTGTTATAAAGAGAACCGCGTGAGATCTACGGGTAAAAGGTACTCCACGCGGCTTCCGCGTTTCCGTCGCGTGGGCGGGGTTAGAAACGGAGCCGGGAGTTTAAAGGGAGTTGTCAACAACCCCCTTCGgaatttctttccttttttttttcctaCGTTCCGAGGGTCGTCGACCGACTCTTCTGCTTTCGTTACCTTTGCGACGCCAGCTAGTAATCGTTTCTTCCTTGAGGCGTTTTAAGGTGACTCTCGCGACCCTTGTTTTCAGCAAACCATCGTTAACTCGTTCGACGCACGCGGCGCGTCTGCGAAGTTTCGAGACCGAGTTCGCTAGAAATTTACGGGGGAAATAACTTTGttatttttggtaattattcGGGATCGATGACAGTTGCAGCGTCTTTACGCGATAGGAGAATGGAAATTATATTTCTTAGAAAAAAGAATTGCTTAGAATGTTAACCCCTTCGCGTACAATGAccagtctgactcgttacaagttttACAATCATAGGGCTACTCActtgtcatcaagtcttatatatCAAAATCAGCGCCTTTTTACATTCATGAGgaaatcgtaaaataaatttattccttGTAAGAATAAAATTAACTAGTACgtcatcgtacgtcaaggggttaataccTACAACATATGTATTTCGATATCATCCGGATCGGTGAGAGGGCCATAATTCCGTATAATTgccattattttcttttttcgataTAGTCTGTTTCTGAATTCCTctctgaaaataaattttcatagtatttttaaaaattgcaattcTTATGCAAAATAGTTTGAACGGGCTTATAGTTGAATTTGAAAAGGCTAGGCACGATTTGACGTTGGAAAAATGCCCTGCATCGAACGAACTAGCGTATTATGTTGATGTTCCTGAAGATTGATCACCATCGGTGACCGCAGTCGGATTACGGCTTCGTTTATTTTGCTATAAGTTCGgtgcaaaatgaaaaataagaaaatgacATGATGTTCGGTAGTGTAACACTTGGTGTGCTATCGATTACATAAGTGAACGTGTCGCTTGCACACAAATCAATCACCGGAggcgttacgtaatgttacacaATCAGAGGAGCATGTTCGTCGTACCACAGACGATTGAATTTATGATCATCATGCGCGAGGAATATCGTACGACTTCGCTCAGCAGCTGTCCTAATATTCTCGATTCGCTTTTGGAAATGCAAACACGATACTCGAGGACGCGtttcgtttttatttatttaaatctaGACCTATCTGTAATTGCAACGCTTACTTAATTATTGCTTGActcgataaatatattaatgtaaAAAATCAGTATTAATGTATTTACATATTATGCGTGGAACGTCTAATATGTAATCATTGCaaaatcaaattaattatttctatAATACTCTAAGATTTAATCGCATATTCaacgaagaaaatattaaattttttagaaaactGTACGTGGCcttaaaattcaattcaattaattttttaacataggCAACAGATCCAAAAATTAAAGGATACCATACGACGattattaatcgactattctGCACAACTAGAGAATCTATGTAGatgatttataaaatttaagggtggtttatgcatttatgggaaattttagttCTCAAAAAAACTtccgaatgcacttaatatgcaaaaatataagaaacactTGAAACAACCCCCTACAAACCAttcgtttcattaattctattaataaatatacgaatttgcataaagatccgcactcTATTTATTACTCATTCGATAAGATCGTGCTAGgaatgaaataataattatagggACCGAAAATACGTAGCGAGTAATAGTTATATCCGCCTCCGCGTTGAAATCGTAAACAGAAacgtgaaaaattttaacagaaaaAAACGAGAGGATCCCTCGTTCTTTAACACactctttttctctctctttccctcTGCAGCCGTATTAATTCGGCGATATTAATCAAGCAGCGAGTTCTCACGTACAAAAGAGTACCGATGTAAGCGCAGTAGGAACCTTATTGTTTTGGTACCCTCCGGTTCAATATCGACGTGCCCTGTGACGCAATGCGTATATTCGTTGCACATCACACTGGCACAAACATGCCTGTGCGCGCGGATTCTGAAAACTACGAGGGATATGCAGACGGAAGGATCACAAAGGCTTTCTCGTTGCGAGCAAGCAAGCAGGCAAGCAAGAGCAGGTGCCGACTTCGAAAGAGTTCGACGTGCCTGTCGACGGGGGATCTCCAATCACTACCGTTTCTACAGTACGTCTGCGTGACATAGGTATATACCTACGTGGGAGCTACTGCCTTCTACCGTCTCCTTTTCTCTCATTGTTTTACATTCTATCGTCTGTTACCACGTGAGATCGCTGAACAGGCCCTACCCTAAATGAATGACTCTCAGCCTAGAGAATCCAATCGCTGTTGGAATCACGGTAAGAAACTCGCACGCCGTGGGTGCATTAATATTACAACATATTTTGATGATAGTTTCCGAATATTATGACGAGGGCAGGTCACGAACTGATCCACTTCGATTTTAAAGTGCTTTTGGCAGAATGATAATAGGTCCCTTTTGGTGTATGTGAAATATTAGATGCAGATACTCGACACTttttgaaatataaataaatgaccTACGTTAATTATTTCTACCACAGAAAGTGTCGAGTATCTGCACCTAATATTTCACATACACCAAAAGAGATCGCTCTGTTATCATTCTGCAAAAACACGTTAAAATTTcggggcaacatttctggctatacattctattttcggtaaggaatttttttctcgaaaattcataggatttcggaggtatgtctattcacgaaaaatgttcgtaattgacccccgcaaccaaaaataatttttccagaatgatttgaaacttttaattttcaccgaaaaatttctgcactcattcgaatttttttctcgaaattgcgtaggaattcgggggtatgtctattcaccaaaaattattgtaattggcccctgcaaccgaaaataattttcttagaacgatttgaaattttttaattttgtcgaaaaatttcagtacctatccgatttttttctcgaaagtgggtaggatttcggaggtatgtctattcacaaaaaatgattgtaattgacccccgcaaccgaaaataattttttcacaattaattacaaattttttttttcgtcgaaaaatttaggcacctacccccttgtcgatttttcttaaaaattcctttttcatttttagtaattttgtttgacgacctacagaaaagttgtctaatacttttttgtaggtacccatgggctctacttcagaaaaaagtttcattgaaatatattcactattgcaggagttatagctgtttgaaaattggaccatttttatggggtttttctcattttgtggggtcaaggaccaacttttcgaatatttttgcgatttgtacatattctccaccaaaatacgcgtagtttgcttttttaaacattaaaatcgtccaatccgttcagaagttatgacgttttaaagattcgcatgaaaattcgggcagacatttctggccagaaattgtattttcggtaaggaatttttttctcgaaactgagtaggatttcgggggtatgtctgttgtccaaaaatgcttgcaattgacccctgcaactaaaaataatttttccaagacgattcgaaagtcttttttttcacccaaaactttcagcacttactcgaatttttttctcgaaagtgggtaggatttcgtgggtatgtctattcgccaaaaatgattgtaattgactcctgcaattaaaaataatttttttaggatgatctgaaattttttaaattcgctgaaaaatttttccacgttctattattcgaataaccgGGTGTCGGATAATTCGAACACCACTGTATCGATTTTCTTGATATCCCGATAAATCATTCCTGGGATATAAAACGATACAGTGGTCGACATTCCAACGTTTCgtatttttgttttaaaaaacaaaattcagttcgtaaatttttaaataagaagTACCAAGTACAGATACAATACTGTATCAATTAGGAGAATTGCGTTCACTAGGGTCTACTGACTGTCACGTACTACAATCACATACCGAATCGTCTCTAAGTGTCGCGATTATTTCTCTGTTTTCAGTCGAGGAAAGATATTGGTTCGATCGCGTTCTCACAGTAATCGCAGGGGGGAGTGGACCTCCCGCTATTTTCTTAATCTGGGCCCTCGTGAGAGACAAACGACCGTAAACACAGAACACCACGATGCCCGCGGTGCGCGAAAGCGAGAATGCTAGCTACCCTTTTTCTTGGCCAGGCGTGCCTATAGAATCCTACGCGAGGAGCGTTAACCCCCGTCGATGATTTGGTCGAATTGCCCCGGCGTACTTTCACGTCGAAACGTCGCTCCCTGACCTCAAGCGTCTTTTCTTACCCCTCGTTTCTATTCTCCGCCGCCATCGCGTTTGTCGCTCTTTAGTCTTTTCCATGTTTGCGGGTGGTCGTGGCTGGTTCTCATGGCTCGTCTCACGATCCGCGCCACTTCGAAACCGTGGACTCGTGTGTCTCACGCTGATCCCGAACTTTGCTGGACGTCGAGTCGGACCCGACAGCTTTGTTTCGCAGTTTCGCCATGATTATGTACTTTGGAACCTTCATTGAAATCTTCATTTGCAAATAAcgcataaaaatttgtttatttcttaaatcgaTACCTACGCGTTCGATATTGTCTGATATCAGATTATAATTTGCGGACTGGTGTCGATAGTATTGTATTATTTTGGTATCGTATCCTAAATTTTGAACTTTTCTTTGACACGTTTTATTTTCACGCGGAGGGAATGGCAGTCGTGATTTCTTTCTTAATAGTTATCTGTTAGCACCGGATGTATGCATGCTGAATTTCACAGTGGAACATTATTGTCGACGATTCTGATGCAAGGGTAGATTTATCTGATTGGATAAAGTCGTTAACAATGCAACTGCAATACCGTCTTTGCCTTTGTTTCGTAGGCAACATAACGTAATAATTAATCTGCTGAGAATAGAATACTCGATGGGTGTCGTATTACACCGTGCGCAATCATTATTTCATCACgtgttttaataatattatgtaAATGAACGGGTCTGGGCGAAGCTATTGCAAGAATATATTTCcattttaattaattacaaCGCTCGATAAAAACACCTACGTGAGACTTTGTGCAAATACGTAGCAAAGGCTGTTGGAAACAGTCTTCAAActttgtgtaatatgcgaagacAACAAATGTATTTCACGAAATTATAAATTACCCGATAATCAATTTTGCAGAATATAGTGGCGGACTTTGTGTAACTATTTTGACGATTAGTTACTccgattaaataataaaatcaagATAGCCGTCTATCCCATTGCACGAAAATAGGAAACTCATTACACTTTGCTAACAGAAAGGCCAACCAAGTAGAAATTAAAAGGATCaaagaataaaatgaaatttaaaaaaaaaagcaatACTAACTTATATATAACACTGGACTGTTCCATTATTGTCAGATTAATCTTCAACACGATTAATACTAGAATCTACCGTCTTCGCGACCCTCCTATCCTCGGTTAGCGGCACCCTCCTCTTCATTTACAAAAATAATCACACACTGAAGGGTTATTTAAAACGCGTTTATTAAAAACCAGCGCAATCTACGACGCCATTCCTAAATGGCAGACGCTTTTCCtcgtatttttttctaaaaataaagcATCGCCGGATGAAAACAAGGAACTCGTCGGAGAACGAGGGTGACAGACTGAGGggaggaagaaaaaaaaaaaaacgtcgaaGGTAACTTCCGGAAAAGTTAATATCCCGTGGGAAGGATCACGCGCCGATTGATTTGGTTCAAGTGCAGGCGTCTCTGTCACGAAGGGGAGTGAGAACAATGAGAGGAAACGATCGAGATCTGGACAGGAAACTTTGTTTCTTGAAGCTGTACGGTCCCTCTCTGTTTCTCTTTTCCACGACTATCCAACGAGAAGCGAAGTTCAACCTAGAAAATGGAAAATTGATACTTCGCGAGAGTTTAGGAGTGTCCAAAGAAACTCGTCTCGGAATTCACGAGAATCGTTCTGCGTTCAGGGACCGAAAACGAAGGGAGGGGGCTTTCAAACAACCGCAGCTCTCTTACCAACTGGTCCCGGTCTTAAGATCGGTGGAGTTTAATTGGTCTTGACCGTTTGGCTGGAGTAATTGGCCAATCTAAAATTTGGTTCCAACCTAGACGCTCTTGCGTCTTGAAGGTACTTAGCGTCATCGAAATCCCTTTGTTCTCGACCGAGATCAGCCCTACTTAAGGTTTTGAAAAGTTTACCGAGGATTTGCCGAGACCACCCGTACGATCCGCTCGAATTGTTTCGGTATCGATCACTGGAAATAACATTGGTGGGTGGAAACGTCGACTATACCTCGTTgttcgaaaattaaattttgcacaGTACTTTATGAATGTATATATTGTTATATCAGGTGTAGAATGTGCTCCATTTTGTAAAGAATAACTACCATGAGCTAATATGGCGTCGTCTGCCAATGAAGCTTTCGTTAGATAACGAAAATTCTAGTTAATTACGTTTATTCTATAGTCGCCCCTACGGATCGTTGTCAATTGTTTGATTagttagaattttaaaaaaatcgacagaccaGTGATAAAATTTCGAATATTCTGAACGTTCGTGTCAGTTTAAATtgattgaaataataaatattaaagcaATGCTTGTACAGGTTCGCCAAGATCTGCCGCCTAAATTATTCGAAAACCATTTGTTACGTGGAAAAATATGAAATAGAGCACACACTTTGCTATATTCACTGCTGTAAAGCATTACTATATTACAATCGTGGCAAAATTGAGAAATTTGGACAAAATGGAGGATCTTACCATCGACGCGATCGATTTTCTcgatttattttattcgatcaTCTTTTTTTCCACGTTTTATACGTATCTGTGCGTTCGTCCAGTGCGACTAAACATCGTTGGGAATTAAACGAAAAgcgaattttgtaattttattgcgTTGGGCAGGAAGAAATTAGCCGCGGCGGTTGTGGGATACGATGAAAAGCAACCATCGAGGAGAAAGGGAGAACATTTTGATGGGTTGGAACGTGGCTGTAGAATTTCAGGAGAATCCTGACGAGGGATTGGTTGTGTCGGAGTGAACTTATGAAACGGCCAACCCCGGTAGAGTCGAGCGAGATATTAAATTTCTGGAATTTTGCGGTTAGGCGCGTCTACATGCCGACGGTTCTCGCACCAATACACTCTCCTGTCTATGCTCGCGTCCACGTGCCACGACTAAGGTAATTCTTACACAGAATTTCTCCTATTACCTTCTCGATACAGTCTTTCGAACGTCATACGTGCACGAATATAACGGTTTCAAACAAAATGATCCGTTTTATACTCGTCAGCTAGCTAACTTCGAAATATACAATTACTATTCAAAGTATACAACAAGAATACAAAATTTCTTATATATTGTTTATCTCTAGTGTTCGTCAGATAAGATACACCAAGCCATAAAATCGAACTTGgatcagaaattttaaatttctaaAACGATCAGAGAACTTACAAATCTCTGGTACTTATCAATTTTGAAATTACGTAAATACTACACACGATCCAACTCATTAAATCAATTTAATACCAAATATGTAGACTACCATAGCGAAGAACacgaatattataaatattataaattcttgatgtcatcgagtcttatatattaaaaatcaacacatttttacatttacgaggtattcgtaaaacaaatctattctttttcgtggccattccctgtacgaacaaatttaaacaaaattaaatcgtacgtcaagggattaataattaaatacagAAGAGGCTTGCACAATAGAATAGACGAACGAATAGCGTGGTAATCATCAGTTTTATTGTTGCGTCAACCCTAACTTACAATTACGATATAGATTCGACCCATTATATCTACACATGTACGAGTTCGCAGAAATTGAATTAGTACGCGTCGGGATCCTCGTCAGAATACATAAATTTACACATAAATACACGAAAATTTCGTCCTCTTTTGATCTTACTGCAAGGTCAGAAGGTATCTGGACTCGCTGGCGGGTACTTGGTAATTAGTTGTGTAAGTAGTGTAGGAGGAGCTCACTGGGCCGGTGGGTAGCGGAATGACACCGGCTGGATTGTCGTATTGGTATTGCACTTGGCTGGCGACTGGGTTGATTTCGAGTTTCTGCGGTTTCGAGTCTGCAGACGCAGCTGCGATCGGCGCGATCGGCGCGACGGATACTTGGAGACCAGCTGGCAGTATTTGCAGCTTCTGTAGGGGACTGTACGCGTAGATGGGCCCGCGAAGAGGTTCCACGTTCTCAGCACGAATCTTCGCGAAGTACTTCATGGCCTCGATGTTCTGACGACTGACGTATCGCACGCGCTGAAGACGTCCGTCAGGGAGGGCGATGTAGTACTCGCCGGACTGCTGTGGCTGCTGCTCGTCCACGTCTTCGTCTTCGAGCTCGTTCACGGAGTTCACGGGCTCGGACTGGAAAAGAGAAACGTCAGTTTGGTCTGGAAACTATGAATAGTCGCGAGACGCTGGAAGGATTCTGGCACGGTTCTATTTAGATTTGAAAATGGGAAACGCAGAACGTTCGAGTCATCGTTTTTCGGCCGATCTCGAGGCCTCGAATCACGGTCGACTGCATTACAGGTTGCGTCACACCGGTTTTGAATTTGGTAGGGGCACACGCGTGCCTGAACAGCGATCGAAAGTAAACGATGACTTGAATACAAATGTCGTTAAGAGCGTAGCAACGAGAGACGAAAAGGAACGAGAACGAGGGAGGATGCGGAGGATCGACGTGTGTTAAAATTCCGCGCGGAATCCACGTCGAGTCCTGTAGGCTCGTGCCAAACCGTCTGCATTCCTGCGTTCCTCGTTCTTGTTGCAGCGAACTACAACAAATCCAATAACACGTAATACGACGTTTCGGTGAAAATCTAATTCGACCGTTTGTCTGGGGGTTTCCGTCCGCGGAAAGGAATCGTGCAAAGTCGCGGTAAATTTAACTGGAACTCTCGCCAAATTCTTCCGTTCGGCTTTCGTTGGTTTGGAGCTCCTCTCACCTCAGACTCGGTGACGCTTGTGACGGTACTGGCGTCGTCCACTTCGGTGGTGTTGGGCAGTTCGGTGGTGGTGGCTTCTTGAGGCGCTCCGTACTGTTGCTGAGGCGCTCCATACTGCGACTGAGGCTCGTTGGGTGCTCCGTATTGCTGCTGCGGCGCGCTGGGTCTTCCAAATTGTTGCTGACGTCCGTTGAATCCTGCGTATTGCTGCTGAGGTGCGCTAGGTCCACCGTACTGCTGCTGAGGTGCGCTAGGTCCACCGTACTGCTGCTGAGGAACGCTGGGTTCTCCGTACTGTTGTTGGGGTGCTCCGTATTGCTGTTGAGGCGCTCCGTATTGCTGTTGAGGCGCTCCGTATTGCTGCTGAGGCGCCTGAGACTCTCTCTGGGGAAGATTAAAGGCTGGTCCGGCTGGCCTCCATCCGGATGCCGTGTAAGGTGCTTCAGCTGGGGTTTCTTCTTGCTGTTTAGCGAAATAATACTGCCTCTGTTGTGAACGGTACCTTGGTGGTTCTGCAGTAACTGCAGCGACCAGGAGTGCGACAGCCAGGAATACCTGTTTGTTAAATTAAtactttttaattatattcCATGATCTTTTGTTAGCTATTTGTATATTTTCAGGATGCAATTAATTATGCCTTTGTGAGTATATTTTCTCGTAAAACTTAAAGACTGTTGTTTCGACACGACTAGTAAATTATAGTTATTTTGAACCGATTGAGCAATAATGTTTGGTCGAGTGATAATAAATGTGAATAAGagttaatttaaattgtaacgCAAATGTTTCAAAGTTGTCATGAGAGAAGCTACCTTCATTGTAGTGGTAGTATGTTACTCGGTTGACTTTTAGAGTTGACTGATTTCTGATGCCCACCAGCCGTGGATTATATACACTGAGTCCCGTATGTGGTCTGCATGTTTAAGGAGATCCTCGTCGGTCTACCGACCGTCGGATGACATTGACCTCCTAAAAGACTGATGAATCCTCGATCATTGTTGGCTCATCATCCGGTGGCGttttaccttcgcttttttcggtgTTTCGAGACACGTTCTTTGTAAAAGAACTTATTTTTCAACGCCTCGAATCTCATTATCCTCTTCTCCACATACCTCTTCAGCTGCTTACCCGTTCTATTGCTTATTTTCTTCAGGTTTTGgagcaataatttatttttttattttacaatactAATCAAGAATCATATACCTCGCGAGAGTGTACCAATTATCTAGAAAAGAATGGATCAGTCTGAATCAGTCTGTGACTGAAAACACTAGTATTACATTCTGCAAAACATTATAATTAGGGTATCACCTGATGAAACGATTctatattgtattttattatcATACGATAAATCTTCGTAGACCAAGAAACCAtaaatctaaaatataaactatcCCAAACGGAGCCAACAAATATTAAAACGTCAAACTAACAGATATGTTTGAAGTAATAATTTCTAAACTAAATACCCGATGAAAATGAAAGCTAAAGCGTGGTCGTTGTACAAGCCATTTAGTTTCGTACATCTTTaggattgataaatatttcgaaaatttcGAGAATCACCATCGTGTAACGAAACGTCAAAAATAAGTCCACGCGAGGAACCTCTGGAGGTCGGATAAAAATTTCTAAGACACGCATTAACATTCCGCGGGTCATCAACTGAATCACCGAGAACTTGTCATACATTGTCCATGGCCGATTCCCCCTCATTGAAGAACGACGACCGATCACGTCGATCGTATCAATGCGTTCAGCGAGTCTCTGTCGGGGATCCCATTGATTATGCAGCGATTTAATTTTAACTCCGACGAATTTGCAAACGCTCGCAGTTCTAATCGATTCCGCGCACGGATCATGCGTGACTATGATTTTTTTTCGTGCTAATAAATTCAGCGGTGGACTCGGTCTAGCTAGGGGAAAAGGAGGATGGAAGCGACGTGCACGACATCAGGGCCGGGCGTGCGATCGTCCTTCTGAATTTATAATATCAGATACACTTCTGTTCGCGATATATTCGCGCGACTGATCGCTTACCTACTTATAATAGAAGACAAAAAGAACTGTAACAACTCGTACATTGTTCCTTAATTTCTTAAGTGCCTCAGTTCTTAAATTAATTAAGTTCTTAATTCGTCAAATGTGGTATCGTCAGTGATTGTCCGACATACATGGTCAGTATAAGTTTCTATAGTTATTGGAAAATATTATTGTTTCAACGCTGCTTGATATGTAttttttgttcatttttatgGAGGCACAAATGTACAGACTTTTACTATCGTTAACTCTCGTAAGATATTAGAGGTGGAAGATTTAGGGATATATTTTGATAAATTATATTCATAATTTATAGTAACTTTTGTTACattcatttttattataaatgaaatATCGTACAGCTCATGGGTTGACATCCGTCGTAACTACTCGTAGGGAAAATTATGTGATTTATCTTAGATCGTAGGACGGATTACATATTTTATATTACGATTGTCCCGGTTTATTTTTACATAAATATATGTGTACGTTGCATAACGTCTCCTAATTGTCGCGTCATCGATAATAGAGGCAG is part of the Colletes latitarsis isolate SP2378_abdomen chromosome 10, iyColLati1, whole genome shotgun sequence genome and harbors:
- the LOC143346535 gene encoding uncharacterized protein LOC143346535 isoform X1 — its product is MKVFLAVALLVAAVTAEPPRYRSQQRQYYFAKQQEETPAEAPYTASGWRPAGPAFNLPQRESQAPQQQYGAPQQQYGAPQQQYGAPQQQYGEPSVPQQQYGGPSAPQQQYGGPSAPQQQYAGFNGRQQQFGRPSAPQQQYGAPNEPQSQYGAPQQQYGAPQEATTTELPNTTEVDDASTVTSVTESESEPVNSVNELEDEDVDEQQPQQSGEYYIALPDGRLQRVRYVSRQNIEAMKYFAKIRAENVEPLRGPIYAYSPLQKLQILPAGLQVSVAPIAPIAAASADSKPQKLEINPVASQVQYQYDNPAGVIPLPTGPVSSSYTTYTTNYQVPASESRYLLTLQ
- the LOC143346535 gene encoding uncharacterized protein LOC143346535 isoform X2; translated protein: MKVFLAVALLVAAVTAEPPRYRSQQRQYYFAKQQEETPAEAPYTASGWRPAGPAFNLPQRESQAPQQQYGAPQQQYGAPQQQYGAPQQQYGEPSVPQQQYGGPSAPQQQYAGFNGRQQQFGRPSAPQQQYGAPNEPQSQYGAPQQQYGAPQEATTTELPNTTEVDDASTVTSVTESESEPVNSVNELEDEDVDEQQPQQSGEYYIALPDGRLQRVRYVSRQNIEAMKYFAKIRAENVEPLRGPIYAYSPLQKLQILPAGLQVSVAPIAPIAAASADSKPQKLEINPVASQVQYQYDNPAGVIPLPTGPVSSSYTTYTTNYQVPASESRYLLTLQ